The Methanobacterium lacus genome includes a region encoding these proteins:
- a CDS encoding Ig-like domain-containing protein, translating into MKKGFLVAAVLCCVFAFGSMTAISAAPTGTYLANIGSYTAVGTGPWNTVGFTLNSPQAETLQFEWKSEIVYEKYHVQLETIYTKTSGIREIVTDDMDIMLMGYYNGKLLQTPDIDLTKNVYVTVTTWRINSGKQNITPGAPVVKADVNTGLYNTNKLVTLSINKPGTIYYTLNGKIPTNTSNKYSKPIKITSTTILNYMAIGTQLDKSPLYSKLYIIDKIPPRVTAAKPTNNSKHFSLTSPIKIYYNEKISKGTNYSKIYIKNLSTGKIAKSTVTSISGNVLTLKMTKSRLSQNTYQVYIPTNAIKDTAGNKNAKYTLKFKTSRY; encoded by the coding sequence ATGAAAAAAGGATTTCTGGTGGCTGCGGTTTTATGTTGTGTTTTTGCTTTTGGAAGCATGACAGCAATTTCAGCCGCCCCCACCGGAACATATTTAGCTAATATTGGCAGTTATACTGCTGTAGGTACGGGTCCATGGAATACTGTAGGTTTTACACTAAACAGTCCACAAGCAGAGACGTTACAATTTGAATGGAAAAGTGAAATAGTCTATGAGAAGTATCATGTTCAATTAGAAACAATCTACACTAAAACTAGTGGAATTCGAGAAATCGTCACCGATGATATGGATATAATGCTGATGGGGTATTACAATGGAAAATTATTACAAACCCCTGATATTGACCTGACTAAAAACGTTTACGTAACAGTAACTACATGGAGAATTAATTCTGGAAAACAAAATATAACTCCTGGTGCTCCAGTAGTCAAAGCTGATGTGAATACTGGACTTTACAACACAAATAAACTTGTCACTTTATCAATAAACAAACCTGGAACAATATACTACACTTTAAACGGTAAAATACCAACAAATACCAGTAACAAGTATTCGAAACCAATTAAAATTACATCAACAACTATATTGAACTACATGGCCATTGGCACTCAATTAGACAAATCTCCTCTTTACAGTAAATTGTACATAATCGACAAAATTCCACCGAGGGTAACTGCAGCTAAACCCACAAACAACTCAAAACATTTCTCACTAACTTCACCAATAAAGATCTACTACAACGAAAAAATCAGCAAAGGAACAAACTACTCTAAGATCTACATCAAAAACCTAAGCACAGGTAAAATCGCAAAATCAACTGTAACAAGCATATCTGGAAATGTATTAACTCTCAAAATGACCAAAAGCAGACTAAGCCAGAACACATATCAAGTGTACATACCAACCAATGCGATCAAAGACACTGCAGGAAACAAAAACGCAAAGTACACATTAAAATTTAAAACAAGCAGATATTAA
- a CDS encoding ATP-binding protein, protein MKRDVIRINEDKCTGCGDCIPGCPEGALQVVDGKARLISDLFCDGLGACIGTCPQGAIEIEQREAEEYDERKVMENIIKGGKNVIKAHLQHLNDHGQKKYLNQAIHLLEEKNIPVPNYEHEKTFACECPGAREMELEPSSEPSTEAVPDSKPELKNWPIQLQLLNPNAPYLKNADLLIAADCAPFAYPNFNQKFLKGKILIILCPKLDKTIEEYIDKLAEIFKIQDIHSISIVHMEVPCCSGIGVIVNRALEKAKKDITVEDYTISINGEVINTQ, encoded by the coding sequence ATGAAGAGGGATGTTATACGGATAAATGAAGATAAGTGTACTGGATGTGGGGATTGTATTCCTGGCTGTCCTGAAGGTGCTCTTCAAGTTGTTGATGGTAAGGCAAGACTCATAAGTGACCTTTTTTGTGACGGACTGGGAGCCTGTATTGGTACCTGTCCACAGGGAGCCATTGAAATTGAACAACGAGAAGCAGAGGAGTACGATGAAAGGAAGGTCATGGAAAACATAATCAAGGGCGGAAAAAATGTTATCAAAGCCCATCTGCAGCATCTAAACGATCATGGTCAGAAGAAATATCTAAATCAGGCAATCCATCTACTAGAGGAGAAGAATATACCAGTTCCAAATTATGAACATGAGAAAACCTTCGCATGTGAATGTCCCGGAGCAAGGGAGATGGAACTTGAACCTTCATCTGAACCATCAACTGAAGCTGTACCAGATTCTAAACCTGAACTCAAAAATTGGCCAATACAACTCCAACTATTAAATCCCAACGCACCCTACCTTAAAAATGCCGATCTCTTAATAGCAGCAGACTGCGCTCCATTTGCATACCCCAACTTCAACCAGAAATTTTTAAAGGGAAAAATACTCATCATACTCTGTCCAAAACTCGATAAAACCATCGAGGAATATATTGATAAACTAGCTGAGATATTCAAGATCCAAGACATACACTCCATATCCATAGTCCACATGGAGGTTCCATGTTGTTCTGGAATAGGTGTAATTGTTAACCGGGCACTTGAAAAGGCTAAGAAAGATATAACTGTTGAGGATTATACCATTTCTATAAACGGTGAAGTAATAAATACACAATAA
- a CDS encoding prenyltransferase: MDINLKTVINIIKLGRPQYLAGNFLVFTMGALLAVILGSEFVSSKFILGYLILFTAHLSVHYSNDYYDFEVDHLTTPNSISGGSGVLIQNPELREFSKWFALLIMAISILLAAAFTVIFNYPITFFLFLLFGNLLAWFYTAPPIKLVYRRLGEVANIVAVVIFLGAGYFAMKGTLDLAFFIFAIPVIFLQIIFINCFEIPSMEGDKLGNKITWIVLKGREFGYRISLICAFLATFTFVLIPYTGLFPLKIDFKVLAVISLISVTMGIITLVKKPLDEKSATKYATIYVLLLFLMSLLIDAYFIYLLM; encoded by the coding sequence ATGGATATCAACTTGAAAACAGTGATTAATATAATTAAGCTTGGAAGGCCCCAGTATTTGGCTGGAAATTTTCTTGTTTTTACTATGGGTGCACTTTTGGCCGTGATATTAGGTTCTGAATTTGTTTCAAGCAAATTTATTCTAGGGTACTTAATTCTGTTTACAGCCCATCTTTCTGTTCACTACAGTAACGATTACTATGATTTTGAAGTGGATCATTTAACAACTCCCAATTCAATCTCTGGAGGTAGTGGTGTACTAATTCAAAATCCAGAATTAAGGGAGTTTTCGAAATGGTTCGCACTGTTAATCATGGCGATATCCATTTTATTAGCTGCTGCATTCACAGTTATATTTAATTATCCCATCACCTTCTTTTTGTTTCTTTTATTTGGAAATTTATTAGCATGGTTTTATACTGCCCCTCCCATAAAACTTGTATATCGAAGATTGGGGGAAGTTGCAAACATCGTTGCCGTGGTAATATTCCTTGGAGCGGGTTACTTCGCAATGAAGGGAACACTAGATCTAGCTTTCTTTATCTTTGCCATACCCGTGATTTTTCTCCAAATTATTTTTATCAACTGCTTCGAAATTCCAAGTATGGAGGGGGACAAGCTTGGTAACAAGATCACGTGGATAGTTTTAAAGGGCCGTGAATTTGGTTACAGGATCAGCTTGATCTGTGCTTTTTTGGCCACATTTACATTTGTACTAATTCCCTACACTGGACTGTTCCCTTTAAAAATAGATTTTAAAGTATTGGCAGTTATTTCCCTAATTTCAGTAACCATGGGAATAATCACACTCGTAAAAAAACCGTTGGATGAAAAGTCTGCAACGAAATATGCCACGATCTATGTGCTGTTACTGTTTCTAATGTCCCTTTTAATCGATGCATATTTTATCTATCTTTTAATGTGA
- a CDS encoding FUSC family protein, whose protein sequence is MEKKGLFGRFKTLSKPTGTVNWSQGLKAFILIVVAALLATLLKFNNGIEAIIMVTLLATIILDISMPIKKVAILGLLGFIMTTLAFLCVSLSVHNLAAFIIFSVLWAFFSISMYIFGNMEGAIGFSFFLTYFVAVLIVNPESTPIEWISYTTLAYLVASTLLIPKLWMEKRKIRQLVSVGFNPESTIQSVVANMHILSGISLNSVYYEFFKFGGYYKILRSYSELIIARLNPHDQKYFTKYLELTDDVSKRIGQNFQSMNGSVDEKIMNSYELKVDTGAKEVANEQIIQVSRNIQKILTYCNSLLNQNPENGHKTIRTKEKSFKEVISANFNLKNMYMRHAVRFTLAMTIGLIFIYLTRERSAIWITMGILIIIKPDITSTVDNLIQRIGFNFIAIVVAIILGFLFPHYILVWFAVLMLFLFRAFYPTYMGLSVMAITVFIVLVWPTGTVYDNAISRIVDISIGGIIAFICAYVILPSRISINLPEQLTKTMTANLDYGLEMVKTTQNNFDKTQATAKLQNYMLQENNLEAGIKKLEDTFNDVNSDLSLYQNILSMNIKLTADLTALAAVVSDNSKTISNKEVQGTLIQDSLMELRELNLNWDPDKVLNINLTSINENSDDLAQLINWISSDIQLIFNGLEVAHKTDLFKRYTNLS, encoded by the coding sequence TTGGAGAAAAAAGGTTTGTTTGGAAGATTTAAAACACTTTCCAAGCCTACAGGTACTGTTAACTGGTCACAGGGTTTGAAGGCTTTTATTTTAATAGTTGTTGCCGCTTTGCTGGCCACCCTTCTAAAATTTAATAACGGTATTGAAGCCATTATTATGGTCACACTCCTTGCCACCATCATCCTAGACATAAGCATGCCCATAAAGAAGGTGGCAATTCTGGGATTGTTAGGTTTTATTATGACCACGCTAGCATTTCTCTGTGTTTCATTGTCTGTTCATAACTTAGCTGCCTTCATAATTTTCTCGGTACTCTGGGCATTTTTCAGTATTTCCATGTACATATTTGGAAACATGGAAGGTGCCATCGGATTTTCATTCTTTTTAACTTACTTCGTAGCTGTTTTAATTGTTAACCCTGAATCAACTCCCATTGAATGGATATCCTATACCACATTGGCCTACCTTGTGGCATCAACCCTTTTAATTCCCAAACTATGGATGGAAAAGAGGAAAATCCGTCAGCTTGTTTCAGTTGGTTTCAATCCAGAATCAACCATACAAAGCGTGGTAGCAAACATGCACATACTCTCAGGAATTTCATTGAACTCTGTTTACTACGAATTCTTCAAATTCGGGGGTTACTATAAAATATTAAGAAGTTACTCTGAACTCATCATAGCTAGGCTCAATCCACACGATCAAAAATACTTCACCAAGTACCTTGAATTGACGGACGATGTTTCAAAAAGGATTGGACAAAATTTTCAATCCATGAATGGTTCTGTTGATGAAAAGATCATGAATTCCTACGAGTTAAAGGTTGATACAGGGGCAAAGGAAGTTGCTAATGAACAGATCATACAGGTAAGTAGGAATATCCAGAAGATCCTAACTTACTGCAACTCCCTGTTAAATCAAAATCCTGAAAATGGACATAAAACCATTAGAACCAAGGAAAAATCTTTTAAGGAAGTTATCAGTGCAAATTTTAACCTGAAAAATATGTACATGCGTCACGCTGTTAGATTCACTCTTGCAATGACAATTGGACTCATATTTATCTATTTAACACGTGAAAGGAGTGCCATCTGGATAACCATGGGAATTCTGATAATCATCAAACCAGACATCACAAGCACGGTGGACAACCTTATTCAAAGGATAGGATTCAATTTTATTGCAATTGTAGTGGCCATAATACTTGGATTTTTATTTCCACACTACATACTTGTCTGGTTTGCAGTCCTAATGCTCTTCCTATTTAGAGCATTCTACCCAACCTACATGGGGCTTTCTGTGATGGCCATTACAGTTTTCATAGTGCTTGTTTGGCCCACTGGAACTGTCTATGACAACGCAATTTCAAGAATCGTGGACATAAGCATTGGAGGTATCATTGCATTCATATGTGCCTACGTTATCTTACCAAGTAGAATTAGTATCAACCTTCCTGAACAGTTAACCAAGACCATGACCGCCAATCTGGACTACGGTCTTGAAATGGTTAAAACTACACAGAACAACTTCGATAAAACCCAGGCCACTGCTAAGCTCCAGAATTACATGCTTCAAGAAAACAACCTCGAAGCAGGAATCAAAAAATTAGAAGACACATTTAACGATGTTAATTCTGATTTAAGTCTTTATCAAAACATTTTATCCATGAATATCAAATTAACAGCCGATTTAACGGCCTTGGCAGCAGTTGTAAGTGATAATTCAAAGACCATTTCAAATAAAGAAGTTCAAGGCACCCTTATCCAAGATTCATTGATGGAACTCAGGGAACTCAACCTAAACTGGGACCCTGATAAAGTTTTAAACATCAACTTAACTTCCATCAACGAAAATTCCGATGATTTAGCCCAGCTCATCAACTGGATCTCCTCAGATATCCAGTTAATCTTCAATGGTTTGGAAGTGGCCCATAAAACAGACCTTTTCAAACGTTACACCAACCTAAGTTAA
- a CDS encoding BPL-N domain-containing protein, which translates to MKRIKKLIYALIFLCIIGIVLFGYSTIKTSSSTSNSVKYVNVLIYDGTGTMSSSVSGLENCLDELNNKSSNKKFIYSTAVEINSQTLQGYDVLIMPGGDASEYIQNSKIDNSSIKQFVSSGKGYLGICAGAFAASNYVDGYYNGWGLEPDVTAETVDYVGDLSISTTSYGKKLSGTSDVTIYHQNGPALYTNDTEHILSTFSDNNTGYEGYADMVGESYGSGRVLLSGSHPELEPENQELLMNMLLWLSKNLD; encoded by the coding sequence GTGAAACGTATCAAAAAGTTAATATATGCCTTAATATTCTTGTGTATCATTGGAATTGTTCTCTTTGGATATTCTACTATAAAAACGTCATCATCAACTTCAAACAGTGTGAAGTATGTAAATGTTTTGATATATGATGGTACTGGAACCATGTCAAGCAGTGTCAGTGGATTGGAAAACTGTTTAGATGAACTTAACAATAAATCTTCCAATAAAAAGTTCATATATTCCACTGCTGTGGAAATAAATTCCCAAACCCTCCAGGGTTACGATGTTTTAATAATGCCTGGAGGCGATGCATCAGAATATATTCAGAATTCTAAAATAGATAACAGTTCAATAAAACAATTCGTATCGAGTGGTAAAGGATATTTGGGCATATGTGCAGGGGCATTTGCTGCCTCAAATTATGTTGATGGTTACTACAATGGATGGGGACTTGAACCTGATGTAACAGCTGAAACAGTGGATTATGTAGGGGACCTTTCCATATCTACAACATCCTATGGAAAAAAACTAAGTGGTACCTCAGATGTAACAATCTATCATCAAAATGGGCCTGCATTGTACACTAACGATACTGAACATATTTTATCCACATTTTCGGATAATAATACTGGTTACGAAGGGTATGCTGATATGGTGGGTGAGAGTTATGGATCTGGCAGGGTGTTACTCAGTGGATCCCATCCTGAGCTTGAACCTGAAAATCAGGAGTTACTCATGAACATGCTGTTATGGCTTTCAAAAAATTTGGACTGA
- a CDS encoding B12-binding domain-containing radical SAM protein, which yields MDVLLINPYDENAVKNGLGFITPPLNLMYLAASLEKNNHSVEIFDDDLMQKGFFEVRDHVEKLDPEIIGITATTSTIKTALKYLEEIKKVMPHVLTVIGGPHTTFLPVNTLQNSDDLDVVVLGEGEETFADLANNQVDGSGSLEDVKGIVYRDPETGSIKTNNPRPLIEDLDSLPFPARHLVSFESYGISKSQSGGMITSRGCVYNCGYCSSSLIMGKKFRSRSPENVVDEIEELVYNYHLNDIAFMDDTFMLNKNRAASIADEIKERNLDVSFVASSRVDMVNQDLLFKLKNAGMNTIYYGVESGSQRILNLMKKGINLKQAENAVKNAKNAGLEVLTSYIIGYPGETQNDMNETIKFSIKLEPDYCQYSILTPFPGTPIYHDLKDKDLIKTENWEKYTVMKPILNYEKLGLNKDMIERNLARAYLKFYTRPKYLLKHRYMLKVMIETLFRSFIIPKFRGSTVKGWYQNLDNSSK from the coding sequence ATGGATGTGCTTTTAATTAACCCGTACGATGAAAATGCTGTGAAAAATGGGCTGGGCTTTATTACACCGCCCCTAAATTTGATGTACTTGGCAGCGTCTCTAGAAAAGAACAACCATTCTGTGGAGATATTTGACGATGATCTGATGCAGAAGGGATTTTTTGAAGTCAGAGATCATGTAGAGAAGTTGGATCCAGAAATTATAGGAATCACTGCCACAACATCCACAATAAAAACTGCCCTTAAATATTTAGAGGAAATTAAGAAGGTCATGCCCCATGTTTTAACTGTGATTGGTGGACCTCACACCACATTTTTACCAGTAAACACCCTCCAAAATTCTGATGATCTAGATGTTGTGGTGCTGGGGGAGGGAGAAGAAACCTTTGCAGACCTTGCAAACAATCAGGTTGATGGCAGCGGATCCCTTGAGGATGTGAAGGGAATTGTTTACAGGGACCCTGAAACTGGATCCATTAAAACCAACAATCCCAGACCACTCATAGAGGACCTGGATTCTTTACCGTTTCCAGCAAGACATCTGGTATCATTTGAATCCTACGGAATTTCTAAAAGTCAATCAGGAGGCATGATAACCAGCAGGGGCTGTGTTTATAACTGTGGTTACTGTTCATCATCCTTAATAATGGGAAAGAAATTCAGATCAAGAAGTCCAGAAAATGTTGTGGACGAAATTGAGGAACTGGTCTACAACTACCATCTCAATGATATAGCATTCATGGATGACACCTTCATGTTGAACAAGAACAGGGCAGCATCAATTGCAGATGAAATAAAGGAAAGAAACCTAGATGTGAGTTTTGTAGCATCCTCAAGGGTGGATATGGTGAACCAGGATCTTTTGTTTAAACTGAAAAACGCTGGTATGAACACCATCTACTACGGTGTTGAATCAGGTTCCCAAAGAATTTTAAACCTAATGAAGAAGGGTATTAACTTAAAACAAGCTGAAAATGCCGTTAAAAATGCTAAAAATGCGGGGCTTGAAGTTTTAACATCTTATATTATTGGTTATCCTGGTGAAACCCAGAATGATATGAATGAAACCATCAAGTTTTCAATAAAACTCGAACCAGATTACTGCCAGTACTCAATTCTTACACCGTTTCCAGGAACACCAATATATCATGACTTGAAGGACAAAGATCTCATTAAAACTGAAAACTGGGAGAAGTACACAGTTATGAAGCCTATTTTAAACTACGAAAAACTGGGCTTAAACAAGGACATGATCGAAAGAAACCTGGCCCGTGCCTACCTTAAGTTTTACACCAGACCAAAATATCTATTAAAACACAGGTACATGTTAAAGGTGATGATAGAAACTTTGTTCAGGAGTTTTATAATTCCTAAATTTCGGGGCAGTACTGTTAAGGGTTGGTATCAGAATTTGGACAATTCTTCTAAGTAA
- a CDS encoding class I SAM-dependent methyltransferase, with product MGLITEQYKDSSNFVARIELNRKFSTNPQPLTRWLFDQMDFQKSSRVLELGCGNAILWRTNKDKIVSDEKIVLTDFSEGMLDDAKKVLGSLRDRFEFKVMDAENISFPENSFDIVIANLMLYHVPNRKEAFNQITKVLADNGLFYASTFGRNNMKELNELVQEFYPQLNSLETLSNRFGLENGKSQLEDYFEKVTMTEYHDHLEITDAQPVIEYFLSFAGNKSVLKPDKLDAMKTCINEVIEDNGFMKVTKETGLFRARYPFK from the coding sequence ATGGGTTTAATTACAGAACAGTACAAGGATTCCAGTAATTTTGTGGCTAGAATTGAGCTTAACAGAAAATTTAGTACTAATCCTCAGCCTTTAACCCGTTGGCTTTTTGATCAAATGGATTTTCAGAAAAGTTCAAGGGTTTTGGAACTTGGATGTGGAAACGCCATCCTGTGGAGGACGAACAAGGACAAAATAGTGTCTGATGAAAAAATTGTACTCACAGATTTTTCAGAGGGAATGCTTGATGATGCCAAGAAAGTTCTTGGAAGCCTGAGGGACAGATTCGAATTCAAGGTCATGGATGCAGAGAACATCAGCTTCCCTGAAAATTCCTTTGACATAGTCATAGCAAATCTTATGCTTTACCATGTGCCCAACAGAAAAGAAGCATTTAACCAGATAACCAAGGTTCTTGCTGATAATGGTTTGTTCTATGCCAGTACATTTGGAAGGAACAATATGAAGGAATTAAACGAACTAGTCCAAGAATTTTACCCCCAACTCAATTCACTGGAAACTCTATCAAACAGATTTGGACTTGAAAATGGAAAATCTCAACTCGAAGACTATTTTGAAAAGGTTACAATGACAGAATACCATGATCATCTAGAAATAACAGATGCTCAACCTGTAATTGAATATTTCCTGTCCTTTGCAGGAAATAAATCTGTTCTAAAACCGGACAAGCTAGATGCAATGAAAACTTGTATCAACGAGGTCATTGAGGACAATGGCTTTATGAAGGTAACCAAGGAAACAGGACTCTTCAGGGCGAGGTATCCATTCAAATGA
- a CDS encoding NUDIX hydrolase, which yields MINHVYGLAVRVLLVDENGKVLILKRSTDSKTNPGKWELPGGKVNQDESFDHALLREVYEETGLKIELGHVVGASEQNLHIIRAVHIIMSGKIVEGELTLSSEHEGYAWVLMETLGDYELADWLEDYLNKSTTFHFKDPEEVDKTDNSFDPLIKSIKTTFDKMSRK from the coding sequence ATGATAAATCATGTTTACGGACTGGCTGTTAGGGTTCTTCTGGTGGATGAAAATGGAAAGGTTCTCATTTTGAAACGTTCCACAGATTCCAAGACCAATCCTGGAAAATGGGAACTTCCAGGTGGAAAAGTAAACCAGGATGAATCCTTTGACCACGCCCTTTTAAGAGAAGTTTACGAAGAAACTGGACTTAAAATTGAACTGGGCCATGTTGTAGGAGCTTCAGAGCAGAACCTGCACATAATACGAGCAGTTCATATTATAATGTCCGGGAAGATTGTGGAGGGTGAATTAACACTCAGCAGTGAACATGAGGGTTATGCCTGGGTTTTGATGGAAACACTAGGTGATTATGAACTGGCAGACTGGCTTGAGGATTACCTGAACAAGAGCACAACATTCCATTTTAAAGATCCAGAAGAGGTTGATAAAACTGACAACAGTTTTGATCCCCTGATCAAATCCATAAAAACCACCTTCGATAAGATGTCTAGAAAATAG
- a CDS encoding DUF2769 domain-containing protein, translated as MDKFEEALENVNSMAADERDKAIQNYKDSCICHTCASYTECSKDANEKLFCVTGKSNNCITELKGCECPACPLARSLDVGIVHNAYCLNGSEMEQR; from the coding sequence ATGGACAAGTTTGAAGAAGCATTGGAAAATGTAAATTCAATGGCGGCTGATGAAAGGGATAAAGCCATACAAAACTACAAGGATTCTTGTATCTGCCATACATGTGCATCCTATACAGAATGTTCAAAGGATGCCAATGAAAAACTCTTCTGCGTAACAGGCAAGAGTAACAACTGCATAACAGAACTCAAGGGATGTGAGTGCCCAGCATGTCCCCTGGCAAGATCCTTAGATGTGGGAATAGTACACAACGCATACTGTTTAAACGGCAGTGAGATGGAACAGCGATGA
- a CDS encoding nuclear transport factor 2 family protein has protein sequence MISEESVKELFNYLKTGENVKFFSKVSDDVNWTVMGTHPLAGNYKTKEEFVKSTFLRLNKVLNEGVVLKVNQVLVKDATAVVEMESLSTALNGKPFNNTYCWIVRFENEMVVEVRAYVDSALVQMVLDENETN, from the coding sequence ATGATCTCAGAAGAAAGTGTTAAAGAACTGTTTAATTACCTTAAAACTGGTGAAAATGTGAAGTTTTTTTCCAAGGTTTCGGATGATGTTAACTGGACTGTTATGGGAACACATCCCTTGGCTGGAAACTATAAAACCAAGGAGGAGTTTGTTAAAAGCACCTTTCTAAGATTGAACAAGGTTTTAAACGAAGGTGTGGTTTTAAAGGTAAACCAGGTTCTGGTTAAAGATGCCACTGCAGTGGTTGAGATGGAATCGTTGTCAACAGCATTGAATGGTAAACCTTTCAACAACACTTACTGCTGGATTGTAAGATTTGAAAATGAGATGGTGGTAGAGGTTAGGGCCTACGTTGATTCAGCCCTGGTTCAAATGGTTTTAGATGAAAATGAAACCAATTAA
- the albA gene encoding DNA-binding protein Alba, with translation MSEENVVYIGNKPVMNYVLAVVTQMNSGVPEVMLKARGRAISRAVDVAEIVRNRFLPELEVGSIDICTEEMTSREGSNSNVSAIEIQLCKTESI, from the coding sequence ATGTCAGAGGAAAATGTTGTTTACATTGGAAACAAACCAGTAATGAACTATGTATTAGCTGTTGTAACTCAGATGAATAGTGGGGTACCTGAGGTAATGTTAAAAGCAAGAGGAAGGGCAATAAGCAGAGCAGTGGATGTAGCGGAAATAGTGAGGAACAGATTCTTACCAGAGTTAGAAGTAGGTTCCATAGATATCTGTACCGAAGAAATGACTAGCAGAGAAGGATCCAACAGTAATGTTTCGGCAATAGAAATACAACTGTGCAAAACAGAATCCATTTAA
- a CDS encoding Ada metal-binding domain-containing protein, with product MKKIATILVLFLIVGIIGISGCTSNDGNTSNQSYTNTTTQTPVTTQTTNTSTASNTSSPAPSVNTTSSSKSSSGPGNYIGNANTGKFHLASCRYISKMNEGNKIFFNSRESAISSGYVPCKVCNP from the coding sequence TTGAAAAAAATAGCAACCATACTAGTTCTATTTTTGATTGTAGGGATAATTGGAATATCTGGTTGTACAAGTAACGATGGAAACACTTCAAATCAAAGCTATACAAATACTACAACACAAACGCCTGTAACAACACAAACAACAAATACTTCAACAGCTTCAAACACTTCTTCACCAGCACCGTCTGTTAACACTACAAGTTCTAGCAAATCTAGTTCTGGTCCAGGTAACTACATTGGAAATGCAAATACAGGGAAATTTCATCTTGCATCATGTAGATATATTTCAAAGATGAATGAAGGTAATAAAATATTTTTCAATTCAAGAGAATCTGCAATATCTTCAGGATATGTGCCTTGTAAAGTTTGCAATCCCTAA
- a CDS encoding YfgM family protein — protein MVTNDEIRQRLHEQREGTNIKEYLVCNNCEGAYELLPGEKPEDFSDECECGGKLTYSKDSSINDNKPTKTNKMVKNGLIIFIVVLGLVIFIGPMAYIGFVGMVVSHDEESGSAYDQLAVLKSDYNSLNDQFTNVQTSVDSSNNQNAKTAFINAKLELVKANSDINDVESALSSGKSKDEITQRVNTAQTQLNKAQSELSNVKAMI, from the coding sequence ATGGTTACAAACGATGAAATTAGGCAAAGACTTCATGAACAAAGGGAAGGAACAAATATAAAAGAATATTTAGTTTGTAATAATTGTGAAGGTGCCTATGAATTACTTCCTGGAGAAAAACCAGAAGATTTTAGTGATGAGTGTGAATGTGGAGGCAAATTAACCTACTCAAAAGACAGTTCAATCAACGATAATAAGCCTACAAAGACAAATAAAATGGTTAAAAATGGATTGATTATATTTATAGTAGTATTAGGATTAGTTATTTTTATCGGGCCAATGGCTTACATAGGTTTTGTTGGAATGGTAGTATCCCATGATGAGGAAAGTGGGTCTGCATATGATCAGCTTGCAGTTCTAAAATCAGATTATAACAGTTTAAATGACCAGTTTACTAATGTTCAAACTTCAGTTGATAGTTCGAACAATCAAAATGCAAAAACAGCATTTATCAACGCTAAATTAGAACTTGTAAAGGCAAATTCAGACATAAACGATGTTGAAAGTGCTTTGTCGTCAGGTAAATCTAAAGATGAAATTACACAAAGGGTTAATACTGCACAAACACAGCTAAATAAAGCTCAATCAGAACTGTCAAATGTAAAAGCTATGATTTAA